Proteins co-encoded in one Halorussus salinus genomic window:
- a CDS encoding sodium-dependent transporter: protein MAERETWTSRIGFIFAAVGSAVGLGNIWSFPFQTAANGGAAFLVVYLLAVVLIGFPTMMVEFVIGRRGEQNPVAAFEKIGYGNWSFTGGLGVFSSLVTLSFYSVVGGWVLSYIVGSATGAYFGDAGTYFGSVASGPVAIGTHLVFMLITVGIVASGVTDGIERATKFMIPAILLLLVGLAAWATTLDGAAAGYEYYLSPDFGLIASNFGSIVPPAMGQAFFTLSLGFSVMIAYSSYLGRDDSLPADGGAIVVVNTMVALLAGFVVFPILFATGGAEGAGGGAGTAFVALAGAFGNIPAGGIIGFFFFVVLLFAALSSSISLLEVPVSYITENYGVGRRTTAIGMGGTIAAVGLPATFGTSWLGFYNDVVFNLLLPVSVFLLAIFVGWVADREAIDELGRGSSVGSSFTTTWLWWVRIVVPAVVLMTLYLGIETLYEGLSSGAYF from the coding sequence ATGGCAGAACGTGAGACGTGGACGAGTCGTATCGGATTCATCTTCGCCGCGGTCGGGAGCGCGGTGGGGCTCGGAAACATCTGGTCGTTCCCGTTCCAGACCGCCGCGAACGGCGGCGCGGCGTTCCTCGTGGTGTACCTGCTGGCGGTCGTCCTCATCGGCTTCCCGACGATGATGGTCGAGTTCGTCATCGGTCGGCGGGGCGAGCAGAACCCCGTGGCCGCCTTCGAGAAAATCGGCTACGGTAACTGGTCGTTCACCGGCGGACTGGGCGTCTTCTCGTCGCTGGTCACCCTGTCGTTCTACAGCGTCGTCGGCGGGTGGGTCCTCAGCTACATCGTCGGGAGCGCGACCGGTGCGTACTTCGGCGACGCCGGGACGTACTTCGGGTCGGTCGCATCCGGTCCGGTCGCCATCGGCACGCACCTCGTCTTCATGCTGATAACCGTCGGCATCGTCGCCTCGGGCGTCACCGACGGCATCGAGCGCGCGACGAAGTTCATGATTCCCGCCATCCTGCTCCTGTTAGTCGGACTCGCGGCGTGGGCGACCACGCTCGACGGTGCCGCCGCGGGCTACGAGTACTACCTCTCGCCGGACTTCGGCCTCATCGCCAGTAACTTCGGCTCCATCGTCCCGCCCGCGATGGGACAGGCCTTCTTCACCCTCTCGCTCGGGTTCAGCGTGATGATCGCCTACTCGTCGTACCTCGGCCGCGACGACAGCCTCCCGGCCGACGGCGGCGCTATCGTCGTCGTCAACACGATGGTCGCGCTGCTGGCCGGGTTCGTCGTCTTCCCCATCCTGTTCGCCACGGGCGGCGCGGAAGGCGCGGGCGGCGGTGCCGGAACCGCGTTCGTCGCGCTGGCGGGCGCGTTCGGCAACATCCCCGCGGGCGGCATCATCGGCTTCTTCTTCTTCGTCGTCCTGCTGTTCGCAGCCCTCTCCAGTTCTATCAGTCTGCTGGAGGTTCCAGTCTCGTACATCACCGAGAACTACGGCGTCGGTCGCCGGACGACCGCCATCGGGATGGGCGGCACAATTGCGGCGGTCGGCCTGCCCGCGACGTTCGGCACGTCGTGGCTCGGCTTCTACAACGACGTGGTGTTCAACCTCCTGCTCCCCGTCTCGGTGTTCCTGCTGGCCATCTTCGTCGGTTGGGTCGCCGACCGCGAAGCCATCGACGAACTCGGTCGGGGCTCGTCGGTCGGCTCGTCGTTCACGACGACGTGGCTCTGGTGGGTCCGCATCGTCGTCCCGGCCGTCGTCCTCATGACGCTCTACCTCGGTATCGAGACGCTCTACGAGGGCCTCAGTAGCGGCGCGTACTTCTGA
- a CDS encoding biotin--[acetyl-CoA-carboxylase] ligase encodes MNDTRRAVLEAVADGPISGPDLAERLDISRNAVWKHVEALRDAGFEIESEEGGYLLGGVPEYGGPAVEFGLGAPFAVEYHDAIGSTNDRARELAAEGASDVVVLADEQTGSRGRLDREWSAPSGGVWASAVLRPDLPPAHAPALTLAAAVATTDAAREAGVPAEIKWPNDVLVSGANETAEGEATAETEETPDRGGRKLAGILTEMEGEAGRVSWVVVGVGVNANVSADDLPEGATSVREEVGDVDRRVFVQRLLERLDELRADPEATIDAWRDRSATLGQRVRVETATGEIVGEAVDVAVPGALVVETDEGERVRVHAGDCEHLRPV; translated from the coding sequence ATGAACGACACCCGCCGGGCCGTCTTAGAGGCCGTCGCGGACGGGCCGATTTCCGGTCCCGACCTCGCCGAGCGCCTCGACATCTCGCGCAACGCGGTCTGGAAACACGTCGAGGCGCTCCGAGACGCGGGCTTCGAAATCGAGAGCGAGGAGGGCGGCTACCTCCTCGGCGGCGTCCCCGAGTACGGCGGCCCGGCCGTCGAGTTCGGTCTCGGCGCGCCCTTCGCCGTCGAGTACCACGACGCTATCGGGAGTACGAACGACCGCGCGCGGGAACTGGCCGCGGAGGGAGCCAGCGACGTGGTGGTGCTGGCCGACGAACAGACCGGAAGCCGGGGTCGCCTCGACCGCGAGTGGTCGGCCCCCTCGGGCGGCGTCTGGGCGAGCGCGGTCCTCCGACCCGACCTGCCGCCCGCCCACGCCCCGGCGCTCACGCTCGCGGCCGCGGTGGCGACGACCGACGCGGCCCGCGAGGCTGGCGTCCCCGCGGAAATCAAGTGGCCGAACGACGTTCTCGTGAGCGGAGCGAACGAGACCGCGGAAGGCGAAGCGACCGCGGAAACCGAGGAGACCCCCGACCGCGGCGGCCGGAAGCTCGCGGGTATCCTGACCGAGATGGAGGGCGAGGCCGGTCGGGTCTCGTGGGTCGTGGTCGGCGTCGGGGTGAACGCCAACGTCTCGGCCGACGACCTTCCCGAGGGCGCGACCAGCGTCCGCGAGGAGGTCGGCGACGTGGACCGGCGGGTGTTCGTCCAGCGGCTTCTCGAACGGCTCGACGAACTCCGGGCGGACCCCGAAGCGACCATCGACGCGTGGCGCGACCGGTCGGCCACGCTCGGCCAGCGCGTCCGCGTCGAGACCGCGACGGGAGAAATCGTCGGCGAGGCGGTGGACGTGGCGGTCCCCGGCGCGCTCGTGGTCGAGACCGACGAGGGCGAGCGCGTCCGAGTCCACGCGGGCGACTGCGAACACCTCCGGCCGGTGTGA
- a CDS encoding helix-turn-helix domain-containing protein: protein MKSLDVTIRLPPEMRLSVPEHVAPGDDFEREEMLSWHTHDEDEMEYFLSLVVGDIEAVREALAAVEAIRSFELSPVDDDTFYAYVAMDLRPEDAAWFGAMTDRRVVVVPPIVFGPDGAIALTVLGDPDELRRVVADFPEEVGVEIDRVSDHRHLAGSLAGRLTMRQFEAIEAASDLGYYEVPREAELAEVADALDCTQSTASALLRKAERALVDAALVR, encoded by the coding sequence GTGAAATCGCTCGACGTGACGATTCGGCTCCCGCCCGAGATGCGGTTGTCGGTGCCCGAACACGTCGCGCCCGGCGACGATTTCGAGCGCGAGGAGATGCTGTCGTGGCACACCCACGACGAGGACGAGATGGAGTACTTCCTCTCGCTCGTCGTCGGGGACATCGAGGCGGTCCGCGAGGCGCTGGCCGCGGTCGAGGCGATTCGCTCGTTCGAACTCTCGCCGGTGGACGACGACACCTTCTACGCCTACGTTGCGATGGACCTGCGGCCCGAGGACGCGGCGTGGTTCGGCGCGATGACCGACCGGCGTGTCGTCGTCGTCCCGCCGATAGTGTTCGGGCCGGACGGCGCTATCGCGCTGACGGTGCTTGGCGACCCCGACGAGTTGCGGCGGGTCGTCGCGGACTTCCCCGAGGAGGTCGGCGTCGAAATCGACCGGGTGAGCGACCACCGCCACCTCGCCGGGTCGCTGGCGGGTCGGCTGACGATGCGCCAATTCGAGGCCATCGAGGCGGCGAGCGACCTCGGCTACTACGAGGTGCCCCGCGAGGCCGAACTCGCCGAGGTGGCCGACGCGCTCGACTGCACGCAGAGTACGGCGTCGGCGCTCCTCCGGAAGGCCGAGCGCGCGCTCGTGGACGCCGCGCTCGTTCGCTGA
- a CDS encoding sodium-dependent transporter, translated as MTRESWHTRLGFILAAVGSAVGLGNVWRFPWMTAENGGSAFLVVYLCIVLLVGVPGLLAEFVIGRRSQRNPAGALFRLSSGSKSWRAVGLFAVVTAVVLLSFYSVVGGWIVRYFLASFTGSYFGSPGAYFSAIDYGLPAVGFHVGFLALTALVVVGGVRDGIEKATKVMMPAIVVLLVALAAWAVSQPGAGAGLSFYLDFDPSYLRANFFDVLGAAAGQALFTLSLGAGTMITYASYLGDDRNLVTDGSAIAVLNTGVGVLAGLVVFPLLFATFGELTGPAASGGGPGALFVSLAGAFSQVPLGQPLAVLFFGVIVLAALSSSISMLEIPVAYLVDEHGVSRKAATALLVGVVAVTGSANALNPGLFGFVAGTLVDLMLTAGLVAFLVFVGWVLGKDALTEYSSGAGSRVRSLGPAWLWSVRTILPLFLVATLAVNLLAFAGF; from the coding sequence ATGACACGCGAATCGTGGCACACTCGCCTCGGCTTCATCCTCGCGGCGGTCGGGAGCGCCGTCGGACTCGGCAACGTCTGGCGTTTCCCGTGGATGACCGCCGAGAACGGCGGGAGCGCCTTTCTGGTCGTGTACCTCTGTATCGTCCTACTGGTCGGCGTCCCCGGACTCCTCGCGGAGTTCGTCATCGGGCGACGCTCCCAGCGTAACCCGGCAGGCGCGCTCTTTCGACTCTCGTCTGGCTCGAAGTCGTGGCGCGCGGTCGGCCTGTTCGCCGTCGTGACCGCCGTCGTCCTGCTGTCGTTCTACAGCGTCGTCGGCGGGTGGATCGTCCGGTACTTCCTCGCCAGCTTCACGGGGTCGTACTTCGGGTCGCCCGGCGCGTACTTCTCGGCCATCGACTACGGACTCCCGGCGGTCGGGTTCCACGTCGGCTTCCTCGCGCTGACCGCGCTGGTCGTGGTCGGAGGAGTCCGCGACGGTATCGAGAAGGCGACGAAGGTGATGATGCCCGCCATCGTCGTCCTGCTGGTCGCGCTGGCGGCGTGGGCGGTCAGCCAACCCGGCGCGGGCGCTGGCCTGTCGTTCTATCTCGACTTCGACCCGAGCTACCTCCGGGCGAACTTCTTCGACGTGCTGGGCGCGGCGGCCGGACAGGCGCTGTTCACCCTCTCGCTGGGGGCCGGAACGATGATAACCTACGCGTCGTACCTCGGCGACGACCGAAACCTCGTCACCGACGGGAGCGCCATCGCGGTCCTGAACACCGGCGTCGGCGTCCTCGCGGGCTTGGTGGTCTTCCCGCTCCTGTTCGCCACGTTCGGCGAGTTGACGGGTCCGGCCGCCTCCGGCGGCGGTCCCGGCGCGCTGTTCGTGAGTCTCGCGGGCGCGTTCTCGCAGGTCCCGCTGGGGCAACCGCTCGCGGTGCTGTTCTTCGGCGTCATCGTCCTCGCGGCGCTCTCGTCGTCCATCAGCATGCTCGAAATCCCGGTCGCGTACCTCGTGGACGAACACGGCGTCTCGCGGAAGGCCGCGACCGCGCTCCTCGTGGGCGTCGTCGCCGTCACCGGTTCGGCGAACGCGCTGAATCCCGGCCTCTTCGGCTTCGTCGCCGGGACGCTCGTGGACCTGATGCTGACCGCGGGACTCGTCGCCTTCCTCGTCTTCGTCGGGTGGGTCCTCGGCAAGGACGCGCTCACCGAGTACTCCTCGGGCGCGGGGTCGCGGGTCCGGTCGCTCGGCCCGGCGTGGCTCTGGTCGGTCCGGACCATCCTGCCGCTCTTTCTCGTCGCCACGCTCGCGGTGAATCTGCTCGCGTTCGCGGGGTTCTAA
- a CDS encoding helix-turn-helix domain-containing protein — protein MKYLTLTIRQPRETRHPMQNFIADSSAVAREELLAWNILHDEGVEYLLFYVEGDRDPYRAAMDDVATIPEYRLVPIDERSFYAYVHQETRETDTDFRSVFARRELLVVPPIEYTGEGHMRFTLVGAPEDLQSLLDDLPDRITADVEEVGDYDRRHGTVAGGLTDRQFEAASVAARMGYYEVPREGSLADVAAELDCAESTASNLLRKAETSVMSRVVGE, from the coding sequence GTGAAGTACCTCACGCTCACCATCCGGCAACCGCGGGAGACGCGCCACCCGATGCAGAATTTCATCGCGGACTCGTCGGCGGTTGCCCGCGAGGAGTTACTGGCGTGGAATATCCTCCACGACGAGGGCGTCGAGTACCTGTTGTTCTACGTCGAGGGCGACCGCGACCCCTACCGCGCGGCGATGGACGACGTGGCGACGATTCCGGAGTACAGGCTGGTCCCCATCGACGAGCGGTCGTTCTACGCCTACGTCCACCAAGAGACCCGCGAGACCGACACCGACTTCCGGTCGGTGTTCGCCCGGCGGGAGTTGCTCGTGGTGCCGCCCATCGAGTACACCGGCGAGGGACACATGCGGTTCACGCTCGTCGGCGCGCCGGAAGACCTGCAGAGCTTGCTGGACGACCTGCCCGACCGCATCACCGCCGACGTGGAGGAGGTCGGCGACTACGACCGCAGGCACGGCACCGTCGCTGGCGGCCTGACCGACCGGCAGTTCGAGGCGGCGTCGGTCGCCGCACGAATGGGCTACTACGAGGTGCCCCGCGAGGGGTCGCTCGCCGACGTAGCCGCCGAACTCGACTGCGCGGAGAGTACGGCCTCGAACCTCCTCCGGAAGGCCGAGACGAGCGTAATGAGCCGAGTCGTCGGCGAGTAG
- a CDS encoding cytochrome P450, translated as MSDLDYATRGAEGTDRETERGVAETPPHRSGLPVVGSTVAASRDGLDFTEEVSSRGDLVSYEAFGTEMLAVFDPEVVETVLVSENDAFEKGEFEMSFGDLVAPEGIAFAEDERWRRQRTALQSAFTPDKIRGYADEMVGHTAALCEDWGDDEVVEVGDAFATLTLRILTRALFDLDFDAERGGVVREATDAISVMMDRFGLLSVLPEWVPTPTERRYERAMADLDALVEELLAEREMGTDPGADAPERDDLLSLLVAAADADGTGMDREAVRDQLVTFLFAGHETTATALTYTCWLLAGNPAVRKRLDAELDSVLGDRDPEFADVPNLDYTEGVVKEALRLYPPVYALYREPREEVLLGGYRVSGDTTLQLATYNVQRDDRWWDAPDEFRPERWSSEAGKANDDRPEYAYFPFGGGPRHCIGMRFAMTELQLVVATLARRVEFERVTDELDLSMGLTLDPGPVEMRVRKRGE; from the coding sequence ATGAGCGACCTCGACTACGCCACGAGAGGCGCGGAAGGGACCGACCGCGAAACCGAGCGAGGAGTCGCCGAGACGCCGCCCCACCGTTCCGGCCTGCCGGTCGTCGGGTCCACCGTCGCGGCGTCGCGCGACGGACTCGACTTCACCGAGGAGGTCTCGTCGCGGGGCGACCTCGTGTCCTACGAGGCGTTCGGCACGGAGATGCTCGCGGTCTTCGACCCCGAGGTGGTCGAGACCGTGCTGGTCTCGGAGAACGATGCCTTCGAGAAAGGCGAGTTCGAGATGTCGTTCGGCGACCTCGTCGCGCCCGAGGGCATCGCCTTCGCCGAGGACGAGCGGTGGCGACGCCAGCGGACCGCGCTCCAGTCGGCGTTCACACCGGACAAAATCCGGGGCTACGCCGACGAGATGGTGGGACACACCGCGGCGCTGTGCGAGGACTGGGGCGACGACGAAGTGGTCGAAGTCGGCGACGCGTTCGCCACGCTGACGCTCCGCATCCTGACGCGCGCGCTCTTCGACCTCGACTTCGACGCCGAGCGCGGCGGGGTCGTCCGCGAAGCGACCGACGCCATCTCGGTGATGATGGACCGGTTCGGCCTGCTCTCGGTCCTCCCCGAGTGGGTACCGACGCCGACGGAACGACGCTACGAGCGCGCGATGGCCGACTTGGACGCGCTCGTCGAGGAGTTACTGGCGGAACGCGAGATGGGGACCGACCCCGGCGCGGACGCCCCGGAGCGCGACGACCTCCTCTCGCTGCTCGTCGCGGCCGCGGACGCCGACGGGACCGGGATGGACCGCGAGGCGGTGCGCGACCAGTTGGTGACGTTCCTGTTCGCTGGCCACGAGACGACCGCGACCGCGCTGACGTACACCTGCTGGCTCCTCGCCGGGAATCCGGCGGTCCGAAAGCGACTCGATGCCGAACTCGATTCGGTCCTCGGCGACCGCGACCCCGAGTTCGCGGACGTGCCGAATCTCGACTACACCGAGGGGGTGGTGAAGGAGGCCCTGCGTCTCTACCCGCCGGTCTACGCGCTCTATCGGGAGCCGAGAGAGGAGGTTCTCCTCGGCGGCTACCGCGTCTCGGGCGATACGACGCTCCAACTCGCGACCTACAACGTCCAGCGCGACGACCGCTGGTGGGACGCGCCCGACGAGTTCCGGCCGGAACGGTGGAGTAGCGAGGCCGGGAAAGCGAACGACGACCGACCCGAGTACGCCTACTTCCCGTTCGGCGGCGGTCCCCGCCACTGCATCGGCATGCGCTTCGCCATGACCGAGTTGCAACTCGTGGTGGCGACGCTCGCGCGCCGCGTCGAGTTCGAGCGCGTGACCGACGAACTGGACCTCTCGATGGGGCTGACGCTGGACCCCGGACCGGTCGAGATGCGCGTGCGAAAGCGAGGCGAGTAG
- a CDS encoding acyl-CoA carboxylase subunit beta, producing the protein MEDKIAELRELREEALQGGGEERIEAQHDKGKMTARERIDYFLDDGTFNEFDQLRTHRSHNFGMEEKQVKGDGVVTGYGEVNGRKVFVFAHDFTVFGGSLGEVFAEKVCKVMDKAMEVGAPVIGLNDSAGARIQEGVSSLAGYAEIFRRNTEASGVIPQISAIMGPCAGGAVYSPAITDFIFMVEDTSHMFITGPDVIETVTGEEVTFEELGGAKTHESTSGVAHFAEKSEEEALDDIRRLLSYVPQNNVEDPPRVEPWDDPERRDDELTNIVPDQPKKPYDMTRVIDGVVDEDSFFEVQEGYAKNIVIGFARLDGRSVGIVANQPRVNAGTLDIKSSEKGARFVRFCDSFNIPILTFVDVPGFMPGTDQEHGGIIRHGAKLLYAYSEATVPLMTVITRKAYGGAYDVMASKHIGADVNYAWPTAEIAVMGPQGAVNILYDDELDEADDPEARREELIDEYRDQFANPYTVADLGYVDDVIEPPETRPRLIQDLEMLSSKRDELPDKKHGNIPL; encoded by the coding sequence ATGGAAGACAAGATAGCGGAGCTTCGCGAACTGCGCGAGGAGGCCCTGCAAGGCGGCGGCGAGGAGCGAATCGAGGCCCAACACGACAAGGGCAAGATGACCGCGCGCGAGCGCATCGACTACTTCTTGGACGACGGCACGTTCAACGAGTTCGACCAGCTTCGAACCCACCGGAGCCACAACTTCGGCATGGAGGAGAAGCAGGTCAAAGGCGACGGTGTAGTGACCGGGTACGGCGAGGTCAACGGGCGCAAGGTGTTCGTGTTCGCCCACGACTTCACCGTCTTCGGCGGGTCGCTCGGCGAGGTGTTCGCCGAGAAGGTCTGTAAGGTCATGGACAAGGCGATGGAGGTCGGCGCGCCGGTCATCGGCCTGAACGACTCCGCTGGCGCGCGGATTCAGGAGGGCGTCTCGTCGCTGGCGGGCTACGCCGAAATCTTCCGGCGCAACACCGAGGCGTCGGGCGTTATCCCCCAAATTTCGGCCATCATGGGACCGTGCGCTGGCGGCGCGGTCTACTCGCCCGCCATCACGGACTTCATCTTCATGGTCGAGGACACCAGCCACATGTTCATCACCGGCCCGGATGTCATCGAGACGGTCACGGGCGAGGAGGTCACCTTCGAGGAGTTGGGCGGCGCGAAGACTCACGAATCGACCTCCGGCGTGGCGCACTTCGCCGAGAAGAGCGAGGAGGAAGCCTTGGACGACATCCGCCGCCTGCTGTCGTACGTCCCGCAGAACAACGTCGAGGACCCGCCGCGGGTCGAACCGTGGGACGACCCCGAGCGCCGCGACGACGAGTTGACGAACATCGTCCCCGACCAGCCCAAGAAACCGTACGACATGACGCGGGTCATCGACGGCGTGGTGGACGAAGATTCGTTCTTCGAAGTGCAGGAGGGCTACGCCAAGAACATCGTTATCGGCTTCGCGCGACTCGACGGCCGGTCGGTCGGCATCGTCGCCAACCAGCCCCGCGTCAACGCCGGGACGCTGGACATCAAGTCCTCCGAGAAGGGCGCGCGCTTCGTCCGGTTCTGCGACTCGTTCAACATCCCCATCCTGACGTTCGTGGACGTGCCGGGCTTCATGCCCGGCACCGACCAAGAACACGGCGGCATCATCCGCCACGGCGCGAAACTGCTGTACGCCTACTCCGAAGCCACGGTGCCCCTGATGACCGTCATCACCCGGAAGGCCTACGGCGGGGCCTACGACGTGATGGCCTCGAAACACATCGGCGCGGACGTGAACTACGCGTGGCCGACCGCCGAAATCGCGGTGATGGGGCCGCAGGGCGCGGTCAACATCCTCTACGACGACGAGTTGGACGAGGCCGACGACCCCGAGGCCCGCCGCGAGGAACTCATCGACGAGTACCGCGACCAGTTCGCCAACCCCTACACGGTCGCCGACTTGGGCTACGTGGACGACGTTATCGAACCGCCCGAGACCCGCCCGCGCCTGATTCAGGACTTGGAGATGCTGTCGAGCAAGCGCGACGAACTGCCCGACAAGAAACACGGTAACATCCCGCTCTGA
- a CDS encoding DUF7522 family protein, with translation MSEVYPYRLADFLQRQVGDGLRSVIYHDRDEYEVVFVREDVDDYDGEIDAIVTDLWADSHEQAIREDIRGHGALNCTVWVFDEAIEMHFVADERKGVAVALDTETFLAQSSFIRQCLGIAGLE, from the coding sequence GTGTCGGAGGTCTACCCGTATCGACTCGCGGACTTTCTCCAAAGGCAGGTCGGCGACGGCCTGCGGAGCGTCATCTACCACGACCGCGACGAGTACGAGGTCGTCTTCGTCCGCGAGGACGTGGACGACTACGACGGCGAGATAGACGCCATCGTCACCGACCTCTGGGCCGACTCCCACGAGCAGGCGATTCGGGAGGACATCCGGGGCCACGGCGCGCTGAACTGCACCGTCTGGGTGTTCGACGAGGCCATCGAGATGCACTTCGTCGCCGACGAGCGAAAGGGCGTCGCGGTGGCGCTGGACACCGAGACGTTCCTCGCCCAGAGCAGTTTTATCAGACAGTGTCTCGGCATCGCGGGACTGGAGTAG
- a CDS encoding acetyl-CoA carboxylase biotin carboxylase subunit — translation MFDKVLVANRGEIAVRVMRACEELGIDTVAVYSEADSDSGHVRYADEAYNVGPARAADSYLDHEAVIDAAKKADADAIHPGYGFLAENAEFAGKVEDTEDVKWIGPNSDSMEQLGEKTHARKTMREADVPIVPGTTDPVEDPAEVEEFGDEHGYPVAIKAEGGGGGRGMKVVRSADEAADQLESAKREGEAYFDNDNVYLERYLENPRHIEVQIIADHHGNVRHLGERDCSLQRRHQKVIEEGPSPALTDELREEIAEAARRGADAAGYYNAGTFEFLVEEDESRGDGELLGPEANFYFLEVNTRIQVEHTVTEELTDIDIVKWQIRVAQDEKLGFDQSDVDLEGHAMEFRINAENAANDFAPATGGNLETYDPPGGIGVRLDDALRQGDELVTDYDSMVAKLIVHGSDREECIVRSQRALAEYDIEGIPTIIPFHRLMLEDDEFVAGTHTTKYLDHTLDPERIEEAQEKWGSSTESTAGDDEEVVERQFTVEVNGKRFEVDLEERGAAAIPTAGGGSEGGQKPQPAGGSDDGGSGGSAAADAEGESVTAEMQGTILDVNVAEGDEVASGDVVCVLEAMKMENDVVADRGGTVTQVAVGEGDSVDMGDVLVVIE, via the coding sequence ATGTTCGACAAGGTACTCGTCGCGAACCGCGGCGAAATCGCGGTCCGAGTGATGCGGGCCTGCGAGGAGTTGGGTATCGACACCGTCGCCGTCTACAGCGAGGCGGACAGCGACTCCGGCCACGTCCGGTACGCCGACGAAGCGTACAACGTCGGCCCGGCGCGGGCGGCCGACTCCTATCTCGACCACGAGGCGGTCATCGACGCCGCGAAGAAGGCCGACGCCGACGCCATCCACCCCGGCTATGGCTTCCTCGCGGAGAACGCCGAGTTCGCCGGGAAGGTCGAAGACACCGAGGACGTGAAGTGGATCGGTCCGAACAGCGACTCGATGGAGCAGTTGGGCGAGAAGACCCACGCCCGCAAGACGATGCGCGAGGCCGACGTGCCCATCGTCCCCGGCACGACCGACCCCGTGGAGGACCCCGCAGAAGTCGAGGAGTTCGGCGACGAACACGGCTACCCGGTCGCCATCAAGGCCGAGGGCGGCGGCGGCGGCCGCGGGATGAAGGTCGTCCGGAGCGCCGACGAGGCCGCGGACCAACTCGAATCCGCCAAGCGCGAGGGCGAGGCGTACTTCGACAACGACAACGTCTACCTCGAACGCTACCTCGAAAACCCGCGCCACATCGAGGTCCAGATCATCGCCGACCATCACGGTAACGTCCGGCACCTCGGCGAGCGCGACTGCTCGCTCCAGCGCCGCCACCAGAAGGTCATCGAAGAAGGCCCCTCGCCCGCGCTGACCGACGAACTGCGCGAGGAGATAGCCGAGGCCGCCCGCCGGGGCGCGGACGCCGCGGGCTACTACAACGCGGGGACCTTCGAGTTCCTCGTGGAGGAAGACGAGAGTCGGGGCGACGGCGAACTCCTCGGCCCGGAGGCGAACTTCTACTTCCTCGAAGTCAACACCCGGATTCAGGTCGAACACACCGTCACCGAGGAGCTAACCGACATCGACATCGTGAAGTGGCAGATTCGGGTCGCCCAAGACGAGAAACTGGGCTTCGACCAGAGCGACGTGGACCTCGAAGGCCACGCGATGGAGTTCCGCATCAACGCCGAGAACGCCGCGAACGACTTCGCGCCCGCGACCGGCGGCAACCTCGAAACGTACGACCCGCCGGGCGGCATCGGCGTCCGACTGGACGACGCCTTGCGACAGGGCGACGAATTGGTCACCGACTACGACTCGATGGTCGCCAAACTCATCGTTCACGGGAGCGACCGCGAGGAGTGTATCGTCCGGTCCCAGCGCGCCCTCGCGGAGTACGACATCGAGGGCATCCCGACCATCATCCCGTTCCACCGCCTGATGCTCGAAGACGACGAGTTCGTCGCGGGCACTCACACCACGAAGTACCTCGACCACACGCTCGACCCCGAGCGCATCGAGGAGGCCCAAGAGAAGTGGGGCAGTTCGACCGAATCGACCGCGGGCGACGACGAGGAGGTCGTCGAGCGCCAGTTCACCGTCGAGGTCAACGGCAAGCGATTCGAGGTGGACTTGGAGGAGCGCGGCGCGGCCGCGATTCCGACCGCTGGCGGCGGGAGCGAGGGCGGCCAGAAGCCCCAACCCGCGGGCGGTAGCGACGACGGCGGGAGCGGCGGGAGCGCCGCGGCGGACGCCGAGGGCGAGAGCGTCACCGCCGAGATGCAGGGCACCATCCTCGACGTGAACGTCGCCGAGGGCGACGAGGTGGCCTCCGGCGACGTGGTCTGCGTACTGGAAGCGATGAAGATGGAGAACGACGTGGTCGCCGACCGCGGCGGCACCGTCACGCAGGTCGCCGTCGGCGAGGGCGACAGCGTGGACATGGGCGACGTGCTGGTCGTCATCGAGTAA
- a CDS encoding universal stress protein codes for MYDRILVPTDGSTETERAVEHAAQLAAAHDAELHGVYVVNSATFAGLHMETSWEGVDEVLREEGETALERVADIAAEYGVACSSKLLDGSPSRCIVEYAEGQDCDLVVMGTHGRGGIDRLLLGSVAEGVVRACSVPVLTVQVGDDTEESAESDAESANVGKSVP; via the coding sequence ATGTACGACCGGATTCTCGTGCCGACCGACGGCTCGACCGAGACCGAGCGCGCGGTCGAACACGCCGCCCAACTGGCGGCCGCACACGACGCCGAACTCCACGGCGTCTACGTCGTCAACTCCGCGACGTTCGCGGGCCTCCACATGGAGACCTCGTGGGAGGGCGTCGACGAGGTGTTGCGCGAGGAGGGCGAGACCGCGCTGGAGCGGGTGGCCGACATCGCGGCCGAGTACGGCGTCGCGTGTTCCTCGAAGCTCCTCGACGGCTCGCCGAGCAGGTGTATCGTGGAGTACGCCGAAGGGCAGGACTGTGACCTCGTGGTGATGGGCACCCACGGCCGAGGAGGCATCGACCGCCTCCTGCTGGGGAGCGTCGCGGAGGGCGTCGTCCGGGCCTGTTCCGTGCCGGTCCTGACCGTGCAGGTCGGCGACGATACCGAGGAGTCCGCCGAATCGGACGCCGAGAGTGCGAACGTCGGAAAGTCGGTACCGTAG